CATAAAGATGATTTATTAGCTCTGGTGGGTGCAAAGAAAATTCTTCATGCGTAAGCCCTGATGAGCATGAGGATTTATATGAGGTGCGGGATGATTAAGATCCATTCTGAATTGTTTTAAGCCATCTTTAGACTCAATTACCAAATCTCCATAGCTATTTTTAAAAGTTCTAGGCTCTTTCCCAAAAAACGCTTCTAATTTTTCTATGAGATTTCTAGCTTTCAGTAAGTCAGTATTACTATTCTTGCTAGCAATCTTTGAGATATATATATTGGCATTCTAGCTAATCTATTAAAAGCTATCATCCCTTTGACAGCCCCATACCCACCAGCAACCAAAGAACCCATTTCTAGACCAAGTGTAGTTTTAGAACGAAAGGATTGATAAGAAGCATCCGAAGCATCGATGGATAGCATTCCCATGAAATGGCTTCCCATAGATGCTAATTGTTGCATTTGAGATTGCTCAACAGCTTCGATCATCGCGGATCTTTCATAAAGGTTCATTTTTAAATCTCTGGGATTTCAAATATTAGCATCGTAGTAATGACAAAACTCTTTTCCTTGTATACAGTAACTGCAAACACAGCTTTCGTTTTCACTAAGGAATTTCATCAGGAAGAGGAGCTCTAACATCTTTTACATATTTTATAGAGGATGCAGCAAATTTTTTATAATTTTGTTGAGCTTCATTAAGGCTTTCTTCATTAGCTCCTCCACGAAAATTTGGATTGTTAAATTGTACATCATCGTCTTCCTAATTACATATCAAATTTCGAATGTTTCATGAGTTCCTTCTGATAAAGTTAAGGAACCGCAACATGGGCATGGATATCCTTTCTTATCTTTTGTCATTTCTTAATTCCTTGTTTCCGAGCATCCTAGATAAAACTGGCATATTACTTCATCGGTGTTCTATAAGAAATTCTTTCATTGCTATTAGTTTTTTTGTTGCTTTAACTCTATTCACTTGGTTTCCCTCCATTACTCGAAGCGTTTCTAATGGGGTCCAAAAATCATACCATTGGTTAATAAGAATGGTATCTTTAATTTCAGAAGCATTTAATGATTCTTCTAGCTTGCCTACAATACCATAAAAATCTTGTGATTCGTTTTTAAGATAGCTTTCTATTAGATCAATCATATTTTGCCATGAACCTATCTTGAATTGAATATTAATTTTCGCTATGATGCATGATCTTTTTATTTTTTAACCAAAGACAGATGACATGAGCAAGCAAGGATTAAATGAAGAACAGTTTAAAATACTCGAACCCCAAATGGAAAAATGGGTAAATCGCAATCATTATGGAAGAAAATTAGCGCCATGGAGGCCTGTAATAAATACTATTTTCTGGGTGCTCCGTACAGGAGCTCCTTGGAAAGATGCACCTAGAAACAAGGAATTTTCTCATCCTTCAACAGCACATGCGTGGCTTGGAAGAATGCAATCCGCTGGGTTTTTAGATCAATTTTTAGAAGAGCTTCTTAAGATTGCAGAACAGCTAGGATGTATTGATGCCCAGAGACTCTCTGTAGATGGGTTTTTTTTCCAGAGGACGCGGAGGAGGAGAGCTTGTTGATTATGGGTACAAAGGTAAAGGCGTGACATCGCATTTACTGGTGGAAAAATCAGGAAGGCCTCTTGCAATTACTTCTACATCAGCATCCAGAGATGAGAAAGAACAAGTGATTCCTCTGCTTAGTAAAGTTGTTCCCTTCATTAAAAAAGTATGGAATCAGGGAAAAGCACCCATACTTGAAGCAGATAAAGGTTATGACTCAGAGCAAACACGTATCGATGTCCTTTCCTATAAGGTTTTTCCTCTGATAGCACGGAAAAGAAACACCAAGGGATATAAGATAAAAGGTATTTGCTACCTTGAAAAGCAACGTTGGGTCGTTGAGAGAACGATTTCTTGGTTAAAGACAGGCTTTCGTCGCCTTACAGTGCGCTGGGAAAGAAAGGCAGTATATTGGAATGGTCTATTAATGTTTGGACTACTTGGCTATTGGATGAATTTCTTAAGTCGGCAAGTATCTTTAAAACAATAAATTTAATTCAAGATAGGTTCATAGTTGTCGTTGATGTTTATTCATTAATTCTTTCTCTATGAGACTTTTTAAAGTAGTTAGAGAATTATTTATCAATTTCTTGCTTTTATTATTATTAATCTCTGGTGCTTCTTCTCCTGATTCTTTGATAATTTTTATTGCATTTATAGTTTCTAAAGTAGTCACTTCTTTTAAGAATTTTTCTTCCCAATCAGCTTCAACGGATTCCATAGCGCTCAATAAAAATTCTAAATTGCCGACTAAAGAGTTTAATTCAATATGACTCTTTTCAAAAGAGATCAAACTTTCATACATCAATTTTAATTGGCGTTTATCATATTCATTAATTTTTTTCATAAAAGCGATCCTTTTCCTGGAATAACTGTAATAATTTGACCATTTTTATTAACAATTACCTTAATTCTGTTTATCGAATCATAATATTCTAACCCTCCAGGAAAATCTGCAGGAGATACATGTCCAATCTCTAGCGTATTTTCAATTATTGAAGGCATAAATCCACGATCTTGTATTCTATCTAAAGCATGCCCGGTGTATTTTCTTCCATTAATTACCGCAGCTTCATTTCGAACAGTCTGAAATGGAGCATACTCTAAAGGAGCTCTCCTACTTCCAGCTGGAAAAGTGCCTTTTCGTTCTATAGATAATCGCTTAGCAAATTTAGCTACTTGTATAGGGGCCCTTGCTAATCTATTAAAAGCTATCACCCCTTTGACAGCCCCATACCCACCAGCAACCAAAGAACCCATTTCCAGACCAAGTGTAGTTTTAGAACGAAAAGATTGATAGAAAGCATCTGAAGCATCGATGGATAGCATCCCCATAAAATGGCTTCCCATTGTTGCTAATTGTTGCATCTGGGATTGTTCAACAGCTTCGATCATTGCGGATCTTTCATAAAGACTCATTTCTAAATCTGCAGATCCCATGTAGACCGCTGCTGTTTGTAGGTCGTGAAGCGATCCTATTACAAAATCAACAACACCATGACTCATTCCACCAAGTGCGCTGGTTATGCTATTACCTATTTTTATTCTGCTCATTTTTTTATGATTACAGGCAATTCCTATGCAGCCACATCTATTAGCACTGGATATTGGGGCATCTTATGAAATTTTATTTTCGATTTTTTCCCAGGCATTTTTTGGGACGCCATAATCTTCCAACGCGCATTCGATTGCAATTTCGAATGTATCTTGCAGGTGGTCATAAATACATTTATTCCCTTCAAATACATAAAGATAGAAGCCAGCTGCTGGATCCTCTTTGATTTCAAAATATCTAGGTTTAAGAGATTCGGGTCTAGCAGCCCATTTCATATAGTTATTCCTTCGTAAAATAATATCGGTGTTTTGATGCGGCATCAATCCATTTGCCATTTGGTGTTTGTTTCTCTAAATGAAAATGAGGTTTATCTCCATGTGGATCTCTGATATCAAAACGAATCTTATTATTACTACCCATTAATATCATATCACCGTCAGCATTTGTTATGACCTTTCCTCTTCCATGTAAGAAATCTTCTATCATTTTCACTGCATTGTCAATTTTATGAAAGCCGGGCTTTCCTGTTTTACACATAATTTTGGAAATTCCAACTGATGCTCTAGCCAATCTATTAAAAGCTATCATCCCTTTGACAGCCCCATACCCACCAGCAACCAAAGAACCCATTTCTAGACCAAGTGTAGTTTTAGAACGAAAGGATTGATAAGAAGCATCCGAAGCATCGATGGATAGCATTCCCATAAAATGGCTTCCCGTCGCTGCTAACTTATGTTTTTACAGTCCATTTAAATAATTTTACGTGATTAATAAGTTCATTTTCTACGCATTGTTTATCATCCGATAATTCATTTCCTCCCCAGTTTTTTGTCATTAGATGAAGATGGTCATCTCTGGTTTTGTTAAGAAGTGAGTCCACCATATTTTTTAATTTTTCCAATCCCTTATCATTCCCATGAATCTCAAGGATGTCATTTTTAGAATCCCACTCAAAAGTTAACAAATAATCAGACTCATTTGAATTCATACAAATATTCTCCTATAGAAAATCGGATCATAATATTCTAACCCTCCAGGAAAATCTGCAGGAGATACATGTCCAATCTCTAGTGTATTTTTAATTTTCAACGCATGTAATCTTTTACAGAACTGTCTTTAATTCGTTTATTTTATCTTCAACCATTTTTTTCAAAAGATATAATGAGCTTTCCGTTATGATATTTCCTTCATCGGTGAGATTTTCTAGCTCTTGGTCTAAAGCTAGTGAATAAGCAACTTCAATATCTAGCCATAAAGTTCTGAAATCTTTTTTCCATTCTTCCTCAACAATTGTAAGCTGATTCAAAAGACCCTCTAAATCTTGAATTAAATCACCGATATATAATTTTTTATCAAAATATTTTTTAATTTGTAGGCTTATCAATTCTAAGAGATTTATCTCTTTTTTAATTTTCTTTTCTTGAAATATCATTGATTAATAGCTCCATAAGAAATTGTTATCACTCTGCCCTTCGTATTTAAAATAACAGTCACGTTATTAGTATTGGAATAATAAGCCACAGTGCCTGGATTTTTCCCTACAGAAGGAGATCCATTCTTTATTGTTTCTTCAATAACTGAAGGCATAAATCCTCTATTTTGCATTTTATCGAGAGCATGACCTGAATAAGTTCTCTTATTAATCACCGTAGCTTCATTTCGAACAGTCTGAAATGGAGCATACTCTAAAGGAGCTCTCCTACTTCCAGCTGGAAAAGTGCCTTTTCGTTCTATAGAAGATAATCGCTTAGCAAATTTAGCTGCTTGTATAGGGGCCCTTGCTAATCTATTAAAAGCTATCACCCCTTTGACAGCCCCATACCCACCAGCAACCAAAGAACCCATTTCCAGACCAAGTGTAGTTTTAGAACGAAAAGATTGATAGAAAGCATCTGAAGCATCGATGGATAGCATCCCCATAAAATGGCTTCCCATAGATGCTAATTGTTGCATCTGGGATTGTTCAACAACTTCGATCATTGCGGATCTTTCATAAAGGCTCATTTCTAAGTCTGCAGATCCCATGTAGACCGCTGCTGTTTGTAGGTCGTGAAGCGATCCTATTACAAAATCAACAACACCATGACTCATTCCACCAAGTGCGCTGGTTATGCTAATACTAGTTTTTAAATTGATGTTGATATTCATTTCATTTATAAATCTTTCAAAGACTTCATCGGAGTTTTTCTTCAATCAATTTTTTTAAATTTGAAACGGCGTCTTTAATCAACTTTTCTATTTCATTTTTCTTCATTTTTGGCATTTCTGCATTAATTGATTCTAACGTTGAGAATTCATTTAAAAATTTTTCTTCCCATTCCTCTGTAACATATTCCATTGAATGCAATAAAGATTCCAAGCTTCTTACTAACTCACTGAGATCTACTTGTTTATTTTCAAAAGATAACAGCCGTTTAAACATCAAGTTTAGTTGTTTTTCATCATGTTCGTTAATTTTATTCATTGCCCACTCCCTGTTGGAATAACAGTTATTATTCTTTCGTTGTCCTGTATAATTACTCTCAAGTTATTTACCTGATCATAATACTCCACTCGCCCAGGAATCTTGGTTGATCGTACACGCCCTGTTTCAATCGCATTTTCAATTACTGAGGGCATAAATCCACGATCTTGTATTCTATCTAAAGCATGCCCGGTGTATTTTCTTCCATTAATTACCGTAGCTTCATTTCGAACAGTCTGAAATGGAGCATACTCTAAAGGAGCTCTCCTACTTCCAGCTGGAAAAGTGCCTTTTCGTTCTATAGATAATCGCTTAGCAAATTTAGCTACTTGTATAGGAGCCCTTGTTAATCTATTAAAAGCCATTACCCCTTTGACAGCCCCATATCCACCAGCAACCAAAGAGCCCACTTCCAGACCAAGTGTAGTTTTAGAACGAAAAGATTGATAGAAGGCATCTGAAGTATCGATGGATAGCATTCCCATAAAATGGCTTCCCATTGTTGCTAATTGTTGCATTTGGGATTGTTCAACAGCTTCGATCATTGCGGATCTTTCATAAAGACTCATTTCTAAGTCTGCAGATCCCATGTAGACTGCTGCTGTTTGCAGGTCGTGAAGCGATCCTATTACAAAATCAACAACACCATGACTCATTCCACCAAGTGCGCTGGTTATGCTATTACCTATTTTTATTCTGCTCATTTTTTTATGATTACAGGCAATTCCTATGCAGCCACATCTATTAATATCAGATGTTGGATCCTCGCCCATGCAATGGCAAAAA
This sequence is a window from Candidatus Rhabdochlamydia sp. T3358. Protein-coding genes within it:
- a CDS encoding DUF4258 domain-containing protein produces the protein MTYVDYFGLSSDMNENQSCACGYCVRGEGFCHCMGEDPTSDINRCGCIGIACNHKKMSRIKIGNSITSALGGMSHGVVDFVIGSLHDLQTAAVYMGSADLEMSLYERSAMIEAVEQSQMQQLATMGSHFMGMLSIDTSDAFYQSFRSKTTLGLEVGSLVAGGYGAVKGVMAFNRLTRAPIQVAKFAKRLSIERKGTFPAGSRRAPLEYAPFQTVRNEATVINGRKYTGHALDRIQDRGFMPSVIENAIETGRVRSTKIPGRVEYYDQVNNLRVIIQDNERIITVIPTGSGQ
- a CDS encoding transposase: MGFFSRGRGGGELVDYGYKGKGVTSHLLVEKSGRPLAITSTSASRDEKEQVIPLLSKVVPFIKKVWNQGKAPILEADKGYDSEQTRIDVLSYKVFPLIARKRNTKGYKIKGICYLEKQRWVVERTISWLKTGFRRLTVRWERKAVYWNGLLMFGLLGYWMNFLSRQVSLKQ
- a CDS encoding DUF4258 domain-containing protein, with translation MNININLKTSISITSALGGMSHGVVDFVIGSLHDLQTAAVYMGSADLEMSLYERSAMIEVVEQSQMQQLASMGSHFMGMLSIDASDAFYQSFRSKTTLGLEMGSLVAGGYGAVKGVIAFNRLARAPIQAAKFAKRLSSIERKGTFPAGSRRAPLEYAPFQTVRNEATVINKRTYSGHALDKMQNRGFMPSVIEETIKNGSPSVGKNPGTVAYYSNTNNVTVILNTKGRVITISYGAINQ
- a CDS encoding DUF4258 domain-containing protein; the encoded protein is MSRIKIGNSITSALGGMSHGVVDFVIGSLHDLQTAAVYMGSADLEMSLYERSAMIEAVEQSQMQQLATMGSHFMGMLSIDASDAFYQSFRSKTTLGLEMGSLVAGGYGAVKGVIAFNRLARAPIQVAKFAKRLSIERKGTFPAGSRRAPLEYAPFQTVRNEAAVINGRKYTGHALDRIQDRGFMPSIIENTLEIGHVSPADFPGGLEYYDSINRIKVIVNKNGQIITVIPGKGSLL
- a CDS encoding Imm32 family immunity protein, producing MNSNESDYLLTFEWDSKNDILEIHGNDKGLEKLKNMVDSLLNKTRDDHLHLMTKNWGGNELSDDKQCVENELINHVKLFKWTVKT
- a CDS encoding transposase — encoded protein: MSKQGLNEEQFKILEPQMEKWVNRNHYGRKLAPWRPVINTIFWVLRTGAPWKDAPRNKEFSHPSTAHAWLGRMQSAGFLDQFLEELLKIAEQLGCIDAQRLSVDGFFFQRTRRRRAC